The following are encoded in a window of Candidatus Dormiibacterota bacterium genomic DNA:
- a CDS encoding phosphotransferase translates to MPEFTRGDLVLHECRPKHFRLRDTTWTFLCRVSVGGPDGERRDVWLEGSVGAPGTRQPVLDGRVAAFGSDAWRCLLPALGVELRTAPADTAVPLVSQLEDAELARVLLERAIQDGTPACADLRIAACRPRVMRYDRGSRCTVRYQLTHPGAAVRRGWPEVVVAKTYRDDTGQNAYQGMRALWSSELSRSSAVAIAEPLAYVPGLRLLVQGPVAEDRTLERLICSSLPAGPSVALEELHDYLAKAAQGLAALHGCGVALGETVTLEGEVAQIEAVLEHLAGVVPELSGAAAPLLARVVALAAEHRADPVRPSHGSFRPAQVLLHRGRVGFIDFDAFCQAEPAHDVARFRAGIRDCVMRAHLAAGGGFTDAAVTAIEDVCDEFLRHYAAVAPVSRRRVMLWETLDLITYVVHAWTRTSPARLVARMLTLEQQVRRSGLMDAGRQSADPHRIADRPRAA, encoded by the coding sequence GTGCCGGAGTTCACACGGGGCGACCTCGTACTCCACGAGTGCCGTCCGAAGCACTTCCGGCTGCGGGACACCACGTGGACGTTCCTGTGCCGGGTCAGCGTCGGCGGCCCCGACGGCGAGCGGCGCGACGTGTGGCTCGAGGGGTCGGTCGGCGCTCCCGGGACGCGGCAGCCCGTTCTCGACGGGCGGGTCGCGGCCTTCGGGTCGGACGCGTGGCGCTGCCTGCTGCCCGCGCTGGGCGTCGAGCTGCGCACCGCTCCCGCTGACACCGCGGTACCCCTGGTGTCGCAGCTCGAGGATGCCGAGCTGGCACGCGTCCTGTTGGAGAGGGCCATCCAGGACGGCACCCCGGCCTGCGCCGACCTGCGCATCGCGGCCTGTCGGCCTCGGGTCATGCGCTACGACAGGGGGAGCCGCTGCACTGTTCGCTACCAGCTCACCCACCCCGGAGCGGCGGTGCGACGAGGCTGGCCGGAGGTGGTCGTGGCCAAGACGTATCGTGACGACACCGGCCAGAACGCCTACCAGGGTATGCGCGCGCTGTGGAGCTCGGAGCTGTCGCGCTCCTCTGCTGTGGCAATCGCAGAGCCGCTCGCCTACGTGCCCGGGCTGCGCCTGCTCGTCCAGGGCCCCGTCGCCGAAGACCGCACCCTCGAGCGGCTCATCTGCTCGTCGCTCCCCGCGGGACCGTCGGTCGCACTCGAGGAGCTCCACGACTATCTCGCCAAGGCCGCACAGGGGCTGGCCGCGCTCCACGGCTGTGGCGTCGCCCTTGGCGAGACCGTGACCCTGGAGGGCGAGGTGGCCCAGATCGAGGCCGTGCTCGAACACCTCGCGGGGGTCGTGCCTGAGCTCTCCGGGGCGGCCGCGCCACTGCTGGCGCGAGTGGTCGCTCTCGCCGCCGAGCACCGTGCCGATCCGGTCCGGCCATCGCACGGCTCCTTCCGCCCAGCGCAGGTGCTGCTCCATCGAGGCCGGGTCGGCTTCATCGACTTCGATGCTTTCTGCCAGGCGGAACCCGCCCACGACGTCGCACGCTTCCGGGCCGGCATCAGGGACTGCGTGATGCGCGCTCACCTGGCGGCGGGTGGCGGATTCACCGACGCCGCCGTGACCGCCATCGAGGACGTGTGCGATGAGTTCCTGCGGCACTACGCGGCGGTGGCGCCGGTGTCGAGGAGGCGTGTCATGCTGTGGGAGACCCTCGACCTGATCACCTACGTCGTCCACGCCTGGACCCGGACGAGCCCCGCCCGCCTGGTCGCCAGGATGCTGACACTCGAGCAGCAGGTGCGTCGCTCGGGTCTCATGGACGCCGGCCGGCAATCAGCCGATCCGCACCGGATCGCCGACAGGCCCAGGGCGGCGTAG